The genomic stretch gacagagctcaCAGATTAATCTAATTCACAGGAAAGGAGAAAATTATGAGAAGAACAAAATGCAGAAAATATGTAACTaaatattcactcattcattcatcttctaccgcttatccgaacttctcggctcacggggagcctgtgcttatctcaggcgtcatcgggcatcgaggcaggatacaccctggacggagtgccaacccatcacagggctgacacacactcattcactcacacacacacacacactacggacaattttccagagatgccaatcaacctaccatgcatgtctttggaccgggggaggaaaccggagtacccggaggaaacccccgaggcacggggagaacatgcaaactccacacacacaaggcggaggtgggaatcgaacccccaaccctggaggtgtgaggagaacgtgctaaccactaagccaccgtgccccccatgaaataaataaattaactaaataaaataccataaaaaaaacatcttaaattTCAACACGTCAATTAAGTCAGAATATCCTGTAAACCTCTGAAACCATTACTGCtatctcacctctctctctctctctctcacacacactcacacacacacacacacacacacacacacacacacacacacacacacacacacacacacacacgtgaagtCTCCATCAGTTGTGTTAAAGTATTAAACAAATCACACAATGACCTGGTtgtaattctatatattatccttCATCATTACAACATGAAAAAAGTTGTTATAATTTAAGTTATAATtctaaaataaagcatttataaaaatacatcaTATAGTCAATGAACATAATCTAACAAATCTAACAGACAGGTTCAGACATCTCACCATCAGCTCAGTGGAAATCAGACTGAAGGTGTTGGTGTGCatgtgactgaacacacacacacacacacacacacagctcagggtTTTAAAGTGTGTGACTCATTTGGTTACAGTACATGTCTGGGCAAATATGGTTCTAACAAGTACAGGCATGTTCTCTACAAAGCACTAAGGAAGAACAGACAGTAGGGGGCGccgcgcacgcgcacgcaccaatttaaaaaataacaaccaACACTGATGAatctatggggtcagaattgtttcgttattctgaataaatacactatgatccacaaataaatataaagagtttcacaaatatttttacaaatttcacaaaaagaaattaaattcacaaataaataaaatgggatttgcaaataacaaaaatatttataaattgtatttatttgctaattgcttcctgctcatttgtgaatcgcgttctgtgcatttgtgaatcactgcacgcatttgtgaatcgtgttctgtgcatttgtggatttgaaacatttctaacgtcaagacgtgcacaagaatccacaaataggtggactccgcccaccgtctactccagccaatcggacaacggtctcgtggcgctgaacaatcgtggcacggtctacctcaaagcaatcacgttctgatttactcgcactatcacagtgtaatatgtactgcaaaatacgataaaaaacaaaaaacaaataaaaaacatttgtcgcagattcgagcccaatctggtaaccctgtatggattgtagccagcactaagggttagttcaattctgctttctttgggaacgatttcagcatcatcaatgggtccagaggtagtgtgaagagcgagtaaatcagaacgtgattggctggagtagacggtgggcggagtccacctatttgtggattcttgtgcacgtcttgacgttagaaatgtttcaaatccacaaatgcacagaacgcgattcacaaatgagcaggaagcaattcgcaaataaatacaatttaaaaatatttttttatttttaaaatcccattttatttatttgtgaatttcatttctttttgtgaaatttgtaaaaatatttgtgaaactctttatatttatttgtggatcatagtgtatttattcagaataacgaaacaattctgaccccatatgaATCCGTCTTTTACTCAATCTGAATTTAGAACACAACAAATAATCATAAAGACTTTCAGTAAATAACAGTTTGGtaactgattaaataaataatcaggttACATTTGGACCTTTGTAAGAGATTTAATGCTGTTTTAAGTGATAAATATTGAATGTATCATTATAGGAATGAAACTGAGCATATAAACATTAGGAAATCATGATTAGTTTGATTTCAGTGAATTTAAGTGCTGTGTGTAAAATCCCCAAAAAAACAGtaacacaaaacattaaaacatccAGATCACCTtcatcaagtgtgtgtgtgtgtgtgtgtgtaataactgTTAGCCTAAACAGTGCTGATTAATGCACCGTAATAATGAAGTTCTAGGTGTGTTTTAGGCGTCGTTACATCAGCGGTCTCCATGGTGACGGTCCTTATTAAGGCTCTTAATAAACACCAGAAAACTTCATCGTCTGAGGAGCTTTTCTTCACACTCTAAATTTACATTAAACACTATATACTCAACACTAAACATTATACACTATGCACTGAATATAGAGTGATCACAGAATGACGTGACTGAAGTACGACACGCGCGGAAAAAACCCTGAAAGCCTTCAAGCGCGAGCTGAGTCATCGGTCTCTTACGTCACGTCCTGCTGAGTAACGTCCTGCTACACAGAAAAAACGCGCGAAATGGAAACGGACAGGTTCACATGTAGCTCGTGCCTGATTGGTCGGGGCGAGGGGGTGGGCGGGGCTTCCGTTAACAGAGAGAACCGTCTGTCGCTGTCAAAAGCTTTTTAACCTATTAACAAAATTATACAGCTTCCGAAAGCGTCTCAACGTGTCCGTGGGAGGAAAGGTGATTGTAGTGATTAACTGTGGTTATAGTTGATGCCATATGAACATCAGCAGAACCGCTGTAAGGCCGTGTGTAAGCGCGCCCTCGGCTGGTCAAAAGTAGTCATAGCACAAAcaactgcatcacacacacactccttctcaCAGGCCAAAACTCCGTGCTCATTACTTTaggattattatttaaaacgTCTTTTCTTGTTTGAGCAGAGTAACTTGGTAAAGAACTTGAAACAAAAGGTCATCAAAACCagtctgtcttttttgtttttatttcagatgaaCATTACAAACAGTACAAACACTAGaggggggaggaaaaaaaactgaagggAGAAAAACATTCATAGTGCCGTACAGTTTCCCATCTCAAACTCTCAATGAATTCACAGAGAGGATTACCAacgccatttaaaaaaaaaaaaaaaaaaaaaaaaaaaaattcctcactTCCTGCCTCCTACACAAAAACATGTAGGAGGAACtatgttacagtcacatgaccatgcAGAAAggggagggaaaaaagaaaagaaaaaaactttaaaaataatcGGCGATGGAATGGTGACAGCTGAAAAAATGAAGCTCTCTCTCggacgtacacatacacacacaaatgagaaaCATAACCGCTCTAAAACATCTGATctgtttataaaaaagaaaaacagaggctAACGAAGCAGGGTGTCCGTATCAGAGTCCATAGCGCTGGAGTTTAAAAGACGATTACACGAGGAATCCATTGTCAAGGAACAGCTCTGTCTCACTTCCTGTCATTCGACCGAGAGCGGCTGTAAGAAGAGGTCGGGGTCAACAACTTCAACCATGATAATTACTACAATGTGATTATTTAACTACAGATTCTAAATTTCTTTGAGCAAAGACGACGACTGCTTGCCTTAAACCACTCTTAAGTAACAGCTTATGAACACGAACAAGTGTATAAGCAACCAACATGTTTACCTTctggatctggagaaggagcGAGATGGCTTATGGTTCCTGTCACGAGACAGAGATCTCTCCCTTCTGCGATCACGAGAAAGAGatctacacaaaacacacacacttcagactTAACACCTACAAGAGAACCTTCACATCTATTAAATGAAtctgaaagagaagagagacatTTGTACACAAACACGAGAGAATTctataaaatctaaaacattCGTTCTTATccagcatttattttttcttcttgttcagAATTCTTCTTGTACAGAACATGTGGCAGTTCTACAGCACATCACTACGTTGAACACACAACCCTGGTGTGTATGACCAACACCACTATTACAAACCACATACCCTAATTTACTGACTAATACAGAAATTGATTACCTGCTGCGGCTACGGCTGAAGCTCCTCCTGCGGGGGGATCTGAGGAGGACAGAAGGGGCAACAAGCATTGACAGAGTGAGACTCAGGGGGCAGTAGAGAATCAGCCATACAGCGCTCATCCTGTTAACTCACCTTCAGACACCTGCCTGGAGCAGAAATTCTGGCAGGTGCAAACAGGGATCAAACACTTAAAGTAACTTAAACAGCTGTGTGAGTGAAATTAATCTGCATCTACACATAAACCCAATGAGATGTCGAATGGTTTAAAATGGACTAACCAGCTAATAAAAGGCtattaacacaacaacacagctGAACAAATGAGAAATCCTGTTATCCAgcaaaggaagagaaaaataaataaaaatgatggaCCATAATGCATTGTGAGAAGGCATAGAGCACAGGACCCCGATGCTCAAACAAGAAACTTACACTTATTTTAGGGTGTTTAAATGGAGAAAGCTCAACATCACAGGTTTAATAGAAGAGCCATCTCCCTTTAAACTACATGTCATGCCAACCCTTTTATTGGAAACCAAAGAAAAAGGAGccttttaaaaaggaaaaaagaggaaacCTGAATTTCTCTTCATTCTTTACAACTGTATTCAGCATCAAACTGTATGAAGCAGGAAAAACTTACTAGTCTTTTGGTTTTCAACAAGCTAGAAATGGCGAAGGGGAGGCAGACTGGCGGCCGTGAAAGTGGCTGCAGATTTTTCCTGCTTTAATTGTTGCTGCTGCTTTGCAGTGTAGACTTTTGGGAACGTAAAACACGCTGATTGGTCAGGAATGTGAGGTGGGCCGCTGCTGATTGGGTGTTAAGgttggaggaagaggaggaagaggagtagGAGGAGCTGAGAGCTGCATGCTCAGGAGCCAATGGGCTGGTTGCGACCTGACGATTGGGCCCGTGCCTGAGGTCATATGACACGAAACCGAGCCAGGTGACTGGGGCACGCTGGTCACATGATGCTGAAAGAGGGTTTAGTTGACTGACTCAGAGGTTGCTGAGAAGGAGGCATGGTGGTGGACTCTGCAACGGgggttcatttttattaatatagagatgataaagaaaataaatcctttattaaagaaaacaaaagattgGCATTTCAAGCATTACTAAACCTAAAGGAGAGAAATTTTAAGCACCCACGgctttaaactaaaaaaaagaaaaaaaaaagtctgctaaaaaaaacaaaagtgaatGCATTACAAATTTAGAGGTGCTGTTACTCAGAGTATTAAATCTAAACAAACCCAGCCTCAGGCATGTCATTAACACTGATCTGTGTCCATGCTAGCTAATCTAATACCCTGGAGTTTAATAATGAGCAACCAAATGGCAAGTGAGGATGAAAAACTGACATGATTCTGAGCCAGAGTCCCAGGTGAACTAAACTGCTTTAAAGTGCAGAAAGACCAGGAAGTTCTCAGACAGCAGGGGCTTTAACAGCTCAGGCGTTATATTGAGGGGGAAAAttggtgggggaaaaaaaaagacccatTAGCCACATTTGATCATGtcaacacaattaacacacgAGTGGAGGGCAGGGCTACCTGCGCCTGGGCGGCGGGCTTCGGCGGCGGTAATCGTCACGTGGGCGTCGGCTCCAAGAAGGTGGGGGCCCTCTGTTACGGGATCTCTTCTCTCCATTGGACAGCTCAACTCTGACACGGCAACCACAGAGTGTCCTGAAACAACATCACATACATGTGGTCAACAAACCCCTTTGCCTCTAGGTTACAAATATCCTGTACAACTGTATGAACAGTTCAGCTAACTTAGCAAAGTTAAACAGTTCCACCATAGACTAGAGTGAATACAGGACCTGAGACCTTATGGGCGCCCCCCGTGACTCAAACACCCCAGGAACCTGCTTTACATGTTTGCATTGAGAAACCTTATTGATTATAAATCACACCTTATGAGTCCACCGCAGAAACTTGGCTGGCTAATTTACATCAAGACAGAAAACACTTCCCCTAATCTCCCAGCAATGTGGGACACAGAAATCGTCCTAGAAAGAAACCCGGGTAGCTGATGGGCGACAATAGGATGAAGACCATGTAGCTAGACCAGTATGGaagctcctgtgtgtgtcaggaatGTGCTTTTACCTGCCATCCAGCTCTCTCACAGCGTCCGTGGCATCTCTCGGGTCCTCAAACTCCACAAAGGCAAAGCCAGGAGGATTCCTGGCCACCCAGACGCTCCGCAGAGGCCCATAATAACCAAAGGCTCTTTCCAGCTCAGATTTATTCCCATTATTCCCGAGATTCCCTACATACACCTTACAGTCCAGTGGGCAGTCGCGATGCATGATGggatctgtaaaaaaaaagaaaggaatagaCCCGATTTAATGTACACAATTAACATCCTACCCATTAATTACTTACTAAACTACACATTTACTCACATACACTTCAGTCTGTGTGAAATTTACACATTTATGCAACAAACTGGTTTTTAAATCCTTTATAAACTGTTGTTCGAGCCAAAAAGGCAATTTGGTGTAAAATGAAACCACACAGTGTATAATTCAGTAATGTTTAAAGAGCACCGAATATATACACTCAGCACCGAATATATACACTCAGCACCGAATATATACACTCAGCACCGAATATATACACTCAGCACCGAATATATACACTCAGCACCGAATATATACACTCAGCACCGAATATATACACTCAGCACCGATACAAAGCTGAGGCGAACCCACGCCTTTGTTAGCGACTCAAAATGGCGCATCAACTCACCCGCACTGCTTTATGACCTTTTAAACTAGTTTTACACCGTTTACCTTCTACAAACCAAATGCTTTTCAATtccaacaaatatatatatcgACATTTAAGtgcagtaacaaaaaaaaacaactcaccACTTGACGCCATTATTACTTCAGTCATCGTGCTAGCGGTGTAGCTAATTTAGCACTTAGCCATTATAGAacttattaaaacataaaaccaaCAAACACTACAGTAAGAGGACTCGCTATAAATGTCATACAGCTAAAACAATTCCGACAAGAACAacttactgtattttatttagaagCTATTTCAACGTCGTTAATTTGTCCCTCGACGCGCGCTCCGACTCTCCTACAGCAAAATGGCGCTGCTGTGAAATGCCTTCCTTCTCCTATCGTTCTGACGCGGCGTGCGTGCTCACGTACAAGAACGCGCTAAGACCTTTTATCGTACGTGGTCACGTAGAAGGCGTGGCTGTCGACGTGTcgtggattctgattggttcaaGATTCTCAAGATTTCAACTGCTGAACGCAAGAGAAACGCTTTATTTTCGTCTGTAAACTTCCTGATGTGATGAGACAGATTTATTACGTGTGTGTATAGGCAGCATGTATCTACACAACTTTATCTACACAACTTTACACAATGTGACATACACAATGTTACATACACAATGTGACATACACAATGTTACATACACAATGTTACCTACACAATGTGACCTACACAATGTTACATACACAACTTTACCTACACAATTTGACCTACACAATGTGATCTACACAATGTGACCTACACAACTTTACCTACACAATTTGACCTACACAACTTTACCTACACAATGTGACCTACACAATGTGACCTACACAACTTTACCTACACAATGTGACCTACACAACTTTATCTACACAATGTGACCTACACAACTTTATCTACACAATTTGACCTACACAATGTGATCTACACAATGTGACCTACACAACTTTACCTACACAATTTGACCTACACAACTTTACCTACACAATGTGACCTACACAATGTGACCTACACAACTTTACCTACACAATGTGACCTACACAACTTTATCTACACAATGTGACCTACACAACTTTATCTACACAACTTTACCTACACAATGTGACCTACACAACTTTATCTACAAAACTTTATCTACACAACTTTACCTACACAATGTGACCTACACAACTTTACCTACACAATGTGACCTACACAATGTGATCTGCACAATGTGACCTACACAAGTTTACCTACACAATGTGACCTACACAACTTTACCTACACAATGTGATCTACACAATGTTACATACACAACTTTACCTACACAATGTGACCTACACAACTTTATCTACACAACTTTACCTACACAATGTGACCTACACAATGTGACCTACACAATGTTACCTACACAACTTTACCTACACAATGTGACCTACACCTTTAACGTTCAACACGTCCTTTATCTCATCTCAACCTCTGTAATGAAGCAGAACGATTCTGTCCAGATGTTCAGGCCTCACATCTCTCCAGATGTTGCAGTCACTCATCGTGGCACATTATACAACAGGACAAATGATTGTGATGCAAAGGGCTGAGTAGataaacacagtaacacaccaacaacaacagacTGACCGCTGATTAATACACAATGACGGACATGCAAATGAATTA from Tachysurus fulvidraco isolate hzauxx_2018 chromosome 2, HZAU_PFXX_2.0, whole genome shotgun sequence encodes the following:
- the srsf3b gene encoding serine/arginine-rich splicing factor 3b isoform X2: MHRDCPLDCKVYVGNLGNNGNKSELERAFGYYGPLRSVWVARNPPGFAFVEFEDPRDATDAVRELDGRTLCGCRVRVELSNGEKRSRNRGPPPSWSRRPRDDYRRRSPPPRRRSPRRRSFSRSRSRSLSRDRRRERSLSRDRNHKPSRSFSRSRSRSRSNDRK
- the srsf3b gene encoding serine/arginine-rich splicing factor 3b isoform X1 — protein: MTEVIMASSDPIMHRDCPLDCKVYVGNLGNNGNKSELERAFGYYGPLRSVWVARNPPGFAFVEFEDPRDATDAVRELDGRTLCGCRVRVELSNGEKRSRNRGPPPSWSRRPRDDYRRRSPPPRRRSPRRRSFSRSRSRSLSRDRRRERSLSRDRNHKPSRSFSRSRSRSRSNDRK